A genomic segment from Fuerstiella sp. encodes:
- the mqnE gene encoding aminofutalosine synthase MqnE: MSTIAASKLDSITDRIKQGERLTFDDGLYLEKEADLHALGRLANLVRQKKNGNVAWYNTNIHLNPTNVCVYRCRFCAFRADLKDEKAYTFSDEMLRERILEGQASGATEIHVVGGLHHRKKFDWYVNVIHTLHQTCPEIHIKAWTPVEIHWFSFITKKPVEWILEQMIDAGLGSMPGGGAEIFDPEVRSQICEHKADSSVWFDVHRAAHQLGLRSNATMLYGHVEDTSHRIDHLLRLRELQDETGGFQTYIPLAFHPENTELDHIQKPDALFDLRMVAVARLMLDNFDHVKAYWIMMGEQTAQLALSYGADDLDGTVVHELIYHDAGAETPEGKTVEQLHHLIREAGCEPVERDTLYRRVIRDGRNWSVASVQ, encoded by the coding sequence ATGTCGACAATTGCTGCGTCAAAACTTGACTCCATCACCGACAGAATCAAACAGGGCGAGCGTTTGACGTTTGATGATGGTCTCTATCTGGAAAAAGAAGCCGACCTTCACGCGCTGGGGCGACTGGCAAATCTGGTACGTCAAAAAAAGAACGGCAATGTCGCCTGGTACAATACCAACATTCATCTCAATCCAACCAATGTCTGTGTCTATCGATGTCGATTCTGTGCGTTTCGGGCAGATCTGAAAGATGAAAAGGCATATACCTTTTCTGATGAAATGCTGCGTGAACGCATTCTGGAGGGACAGGCCAGCGGCGCGACGGAAATACATGTTGTCGGCGGTCTGCACCATCGGAAGAAATTCGACTGGTATGTGAATGTGATTCACACGCTTCATCAGACATGTCCGGAAATCCACATCAAGGCCTGGACTCCTGTTGAAATCCACTGGTTCAGCTTTATTACGAAGAAGCCCGTCGAATGGATTCTGGAGCAAATGATTGATGCGGGGCTGGGCAGTATGCCGGGCGGCGGTGCGGAAATCTTTGATCCGGAGGTACGCAGTCAGATCTGCGAACATAAAGCGGATTCGAGCGTGTGGTTTGACGTGCATCGTGCGGCCCACCAGCTGGGGTTAAGGTCCAACGCCACGATGCTGTATGGCCATGTTGAAGATACGTCACACCGCATTGATCATTTGTTACGTCTGCGTGAACTGCAGGACGAAACCGGCGGATTCCAGACATATATTCCGCTGGCATTCCATCCTGAAAATACCGAACTGGATCATATCCAAAAACCGGATGCCCTGTTTGATCTGCGGATGGTAGCCGTTGCGCGTCTCATGCTCGACAATTTTGACCATGTGAAGGCGTACTGGATTATGATGGGGGAGCAGACTGCTCAGCTGGCTCTGAGCTACGGAGCCGACGATCTTGACGGTACAGTGGTGCACGAACTGATCTACCACGATGCAGGAGCAGAAACGCCGGAGGGGAAAACAGTGGAGCAGCTTCATCATCTCATCCGAGAGGCCGGTTGTGAACCGGTTGAGCGGGACACGCTGTATCGCAGAGTGATTCGAGACGGACGGAACTGGTCTGTTGCTTCCGTACAATAA